Proteins from a genomic interval of Lolium perenne isolate Kyuss_39 chromosome 1, Kyuss_2.0, whole genome shotgun sequence:
- the LOC127312112 gene encoding uncharacterized protein, with product MDSFFKRAFGDAACSEDNNVVQQGIERCPFLRNINEPTSFSLTSVNFPVPATGAKGPIFEDGPNFDTAFRVFHGRDGVVPLSEGSFAHIQKPLPKPDPEFNPLAAKAATISLSGFGGFFSFGDFQNKRNKQNSNKKNPNNLPQNQNKGLSNNNHEAMSNEWLENGQCPLAKSYRALGGVVPLVAKLLTPPAGMKLTCPPAIVAARAAISRTAFAKGLRPQPLPTKVVVIALLGMAANVPLGIWREHTTKFSVQWFAAVHAAVPFIGMLRKSILMPKSAMALTIAASILGQTIGSRAERIRLKRAKLAAEGHGHDHATRIEVPVSLKTGSSGGAVQFWDPLALRVKSTVSPAMVPSVGALV from the exons ATGGATTCCTTTTTCAAAAGGGCTTTCGGCGATGCCGCGTGCTCCGAAGACAACAATGTGGTCCAGCAGGGAATCGAAAGATGCCCGTTCCTGAGGAACATCAACGAGCCCACCAGTTTCTCCTTGACATCCGTCAACTTCCCCGTGCCG GCGACCGGAGCAAAGGGTCCAATTTTCGAGGATGGGCCCAACTTCGACACCGCGTTCCGGGTTTTCCACGGCAGAGATGGGGTTGTTCCGCTTTCGGAAGGATCCTTTGCGCATATCCAGAAGCCTCTGCCCAAGCCTGATCCTGAGTTTAACCCCTTGGCGGCCAAAGCAGCCACCATCAGTCTCTCCGGATTTGGAGGCTTTTTCAGCTTCGGTGATTTCCAAAACAAGCGCAATAAGCAAAACTCCAACAAAAAGAACCCCAACAACCTCCCCCAG AATCAGAACAAAGGCCTGTCTAACAATAATCATGAAGCGATGAGCAACGAATGGCTGGAAAATGGGCAATGTCCTCTTGCAAAGTCCTATAGAGCACTTGGCGGAGTTGTGCCTCTCGTCGCGAAGTTGCTGACACCCCCAGCTGGTATGAAACTGACATGCCCACCTGCGATCGTTGCTGCCCGCGCAGCAATATCCCGCACGGCGTTTGCAAAGGGGCTTCGCCCTCAGCCCCTGCCTACGAAAGTAGTGGTGATCGCGCTGCTCGGTATGGCAGCAAATGTTCCTCTTGGCATCTGGAGGGAGCACACCACCAAGTTTTCTGTGCAATGGTTTGCGGCGGTCCATGCCGCGGTGCCTTTCATAGGGATGCTGAGGAAGTCTATTCTGATGCCGAAGAGCGCCATGGCCCTTACCATAGCTGCCTCAATACTGGGTCAGACAATTGGTTCAAGAGCTGAACGTATCAGATTGAAGAGGGCAAAGTTAGCGGCAGAGGGCCATGGCCATGACCATGCTACCCGGATTGAAGTTCCGGTGAGCCTGAAAACTGGGAGCTCAGGTGGTGCTGTACAGTTTTGGGATCCGCTCGCCCTAAGGGTCAAAAGCACTGTATCCCCAGCTATGGTTCCATCTGTTGGTGCCTTGGTTTGA
- the LOC127312124 gene encoding ATP-dependent Clp protease proteolytic subunit 4, chloroplastic, translated as MAAASASATASLSATAALRLRHRQLCSSARVPAQSHPLLKLSRRSHAVSASAASLSPLSLWEGQGIRAESEGPGGVASGDVMGLLLRERIIFLGNEIEDFLADAIVSQLLLLDAMDSESDIRLFVNSPGGSLSATMAIYDVMQLVRADVSTIGMGIAGSTASILLGGGTKGKRFAMPNTRIMMHQPVGGASGQALDVEVQAKEILTSKRNVIRIISGFTGRTLEQVEKDIDRDRYMGPLEAVDYGIIDGVIDGDSIIPLEPVPERVKPKYDYEEMYKDPQKFLTPDVPDDEIY; from the exons ATGGCCGCCGCCAGTGCGAGTGCTACTGCCTCGCTCTCCGCCACGGCTGCTCTCCGCCTCAGGCACCGGCAGCTCTGCTCTAGCGCACGCGTGCCCGCGCAATCCCATCCCCTTCTCAAGCTGAGCCGCCGCAGCCACGCGGTTTCGGCGTCGGCGGCTTCCTTGTCTCCTCTGTCTCTGTGGGAAGGCCAAGGTATCcgagcggagtcggaggggccgggTGGTGTAGCGAGCGGTGATGTCATGGGCCTTCTCCTCCGGGAGCGCATCATCTTCCTCGGCAACGAGATCGAGGACTTCCTCGCCGACGCCATCGTCagccagctcctcctcctcgaCGCCATGGACTCCGAATCTGACATCCGGCTCTTCGTCAACTCACCTGGTGGATCGCTCAG TGCGACAATGGCCATCTATGATGTAATGCAGCTTGTGAGGGCAGATGTATCCACTATTGGGATGGGCATAGCTGGATCCACAGCTTCTATACTCCTTGGTGGCGGCACAAAGGGCAAACGATTCGCCATGCCTAACACCAGGATTATGATGCATCAGCCCGTGGGAGGCGCGAGTGGCCAGGCCTTGGATGTAGAGGTCCAAGCCAAGGAGATTTTGACCAGCAAGAGGAATGTAATCCGGATAATATCAGGCTTTACAGGGCGCACACTGGAGCAGGTAGAGAAAGACATCGACAGAGACCGATACATGGGTCCCCTCGAGGCTGTGGATTACGGGATCATCGATGGTGTGATCGATGGAGACAGCATCATCCCACTTGAGCCTGTTCCGGAGAGGGTGAAGCCTAAATACGACTACGAGGAAATGTACAAGGACCCTCAGAAGTTCCTTACACCAGATGTCCCAGATGATGAGATATACTAG
- the LOC127312135 gene encoding uncharacterized protein, whose translation MGRRRPGGGGRGGGRGQGRGRGGEGRGGGEEEDLQLHKAARSGDAAAVESLCESNPLALNSRDRLSRTPLHLAAWSGHIEVVKCLCKHKADVGAAAMDDTAAIHFASQKGHVEVVRELLASGASVKAKNRKGLTALHFAAQSSHLELVKYLVKKGVEITAKTNGGQTALHVAENDDVRAFLKECEQSLKKGTELPSEKKDESAAEKSDDAKVLGDASKDGAEAGHGEKRKSGEEIGAGSSTPEVKKAKVSLGHLENDMEDEEEAEE comes from the exons ATGGGGAGACGTCgacccggcggcggcgggcgcggaGGAGGCAGAGGCCAAGGCCGAGGCCGAGGAGGGgaaggccgaggcggaggagaggaggaggatcTGCAGCTGCACAAGGCTGCGAGGTCGGGTGATGCGGCGGCGGTGGAGTCGCTGTGCGAGTCCAATCCTCTTGCCCTCAACTCCAGAGACCGCCTCTCCCGCACCCC ACTCCATCTGGCAGCATGGTCTGGGCACATTGAGGTTGTGAAATGCCTTTGCAAGCACAAAGCTGATGTCGGGGCTGCAGCAATGGATGACACCGCTGCGATCCATTTTGCTTCCCAGAAAGGTCATGTAGAAGTGGTGCGTGAGCTGCTGGCCTCGGGTGCCTCTGTGAAAGCAAAGAACAGGAAGGGCCTCACCGCGTTGCACTTTGCTGCTCAGAGCTCCCACCTGGAGCTTGTGAAGTATTTAGTAAAGAAGGGCGTGGAAATCACAGCGAAGACGAACGGGGGACAGACAGCTCTACATGTTGCAGAGAATGATGATGTGCGTGCTTTCCTGAAAGAGTGCGAGCAGTCGTTGAAGAAGGGAACGGAGCTACCATCCGAGAAGAAGGATGAGTCTGCAGCCGAGAAGTCCGACGATGCCAAGGTCTTAGGTGACGCTAGCAAAGATGGTGCTGAGGCAGGGCATGGCGAGAAGAGGAAGAGCGGGGAGGAGATTGGTGCTGGGTCGAGCACGCCGGAGGTGAAGAAGGCCAAAGTTTCACTTGGGCACCTTGAGAACGACATGGAAGACGAGGAAGAGGCAGAAGAGTAG
- the LOC127312142 gene encoding urea-proton symporter DUR3, whose protein sequence is MSGVVCPPPELSFGAEYYSVVNGVCTRDESFFGGKPVLAQAVGYAVVIGFGAFFALFTSFLVWLEKRYVGGSQLQTSEWFNTAGRSVKTGLIASVIVSQWTWAATILQSSNVAWQYGVSGPFWYASGATVQVLLFGIMAIEIKRKAPNAHTVCEIVRARWGTSAHIVFLTFCLATNVIVTAMLLLGGSAVVHALSGVNVYAASFLIPLGVIVYTLAGGLKATFLASYIHSVVVHVVLLIFVFLVYTSNSSLGSPKKVYEHLMVVGSASRVCSGALSLPGQSCGPVEGNFKGSYLTMLSSGGLVFGIINIVGNFGTVFVDNGYWMSAIAARPSSTHKGYLLGGLVWFAVPFSLATSLGLGALALDLPVTADEAAKGLVPAATATALMGKSGSVLLLTMLFMAVTSAGSAELVAVSSLFTYDIYRTYVNPNATGKQILMVSRAAILAFGGFMGVLAVILNVAGVSLGWMYLAMGVLVGSAVIPIALLLLWSKANAMGAMLGAGGGCVLGVIVWLTVTKVQYGRVNLDTTGRNAPMLAGNLVSILVGGAVHIVCSLVKPDQYDWESSKQITRVDSAAGGDEDDDELQEEKLVHAKRWIIKWGVGFTVLIVVLWPALSVPAGKFNLGYFTLWAAIAIVWGAVGSAVIIVLPLVESWDTISMVCAGMLTNDIVYQRLDDVNLRLRAIMGAMPEAERHYQQLQRKGEVEMHPAGTHPAHDSDHLLEEN, encoded by the exons ATGTCGGGCGTGGTTTGTCCGCCGCCGGAGCTGAGTTTCGGCGCTGAGTACTACTCGGTGGTAAATGGGGTCTGCACCCGCGACGAGAGCTTCTTCGGCGGGAAGCCGGTGCTGGCGCAGGCCGTCGGGTACGCCGTCGTCATCGGCTTCGGCGCTTTCTTCGCACTCTTCACATCCTTCCTG GTGTGGCTGGAGAAACGTTACGTCGGCGGGTCGCAGCTGCAGACGTCGGAGTGGTTCAACACGGCGGGGCGGAGCGTCAAGACGGGGCTGATCGCCAGCGTGATCGTGTCGCAGTGGACATGGGCGGCGACCATCCTGCAGAGCTCCAACGTGGCATGGCAGTACGGCGTGAGCGGGCCCTTCTGGTACGCCAGCGGCGCCACCGTGCAGGTGCTCCTCTTCGGGATCATGGCCATCGAGATCAAGCGGAAGGCGCCCAACGCGCACACCGTCTGCGAGATCGTCAGGGCGCGGTGGGGCACCAGCGCGCACATCGTCTTCCTCACCTTCTGCCTCGCCACCAACGTCATCGTCACCGCCATGCTGCTGCTCGGCGGCTCCGCCGTCGTGCACGCGCTCAGCGGCGTCAACGTCTACGCCGCCAGCTTCCTCATCCCGCTGGGCGTCATCGTGTACACGCTCGCGGGAGGGCTCAAGGCCACCTTCCTCGCCAGCTACATCCACTCCGTCGTTGTGCACGTTGTGCTCCTCATCTTCGTCTTCCTCGTGTACACCTCCAACAGCAGCCTCGGCAGCCCCAAGAAGGTGTACGAGCACCTCATGGTCGTCGGCAGCGCCTCCAGGGTCTGCTCCGGCGCCCTCTCGCTCCCTGGTCAGTCCTGCGGCCCCGTCGAAGGAAACTTTAAGGGCTCCTACCTGACCATGCTCAGCTCCGGCGGCCTCGTCTTCGGCATCATCAACATCGTCGGCAATTTCGGCACCGTCTTCGTCGACAAT GGGTACTGGATGAGCGCGATCGCCGCTCGGCCGTCGTCGACGCACAAAGGTTACCTGCTGGGCGGCCTGGTGTGGTTCGCGGTGCCGTTCTCCCTTGCCACGTCGCTTGGACTCGGCGCGCTCGCCCTCGACCTCCCCGTCACCGCCGACGAGGCGGCCAAGGGCCTCGTCCCTGCGGCCACCGCCACGGCGCTCATGGGCAAGTCTGGCTCCGTGCTCCTCCTCACCATGCTCTTCATGGCCGTCACCTCCGCCGGCTCCGCGGAGCTCGTGGCCGTCTCCTCCCTCTTCACCTACGACATCTACCGCACCTACGTGAACCCGAACGCCACCGGGAAACAGATCCTTATGGTGTCCAGGGCCGCCATCCTCGCCTTcggcggcttcatgggcgtcctcGCCGTTATCCTCAACGTTGCCGGCGTGTCCCTCGGGTGGATGTACCTGGCCATGGGCGTCCTCGTGGGATCAGCCGTCATCCCCATCGCTCTGCTGTTGCTCTGGAGCAAGGCGAACGCCATGGGCGCCATGCTCGGCGCGGGCGGCGGCTGCGTCCTGGGCGTCATCGTCTGGCTCACGGTGACCAAGGTGCAGTACGGGCGCGTGAACCTGGACACCACGGGGCGGAACGCGCCCATGCTGGCGGGCAACCTGGTGTCCATCCTGGTGGGCGGGGCGGTGCACATCGTGTGCAGCCTGGTGAAGCCGGACCAGTACGACTGGGAGAGCAGCAAGCAGATCACGAGGGTGGACAGCGCGGccggcggcgacgaggacgacgacgagctcCAGGAGGAGAAGCTGGTGCACGCGAAGCGGTGGATCATCAAGTGGGGCGTGGGGTTCACGGTGCTGATCGTGGTGCTGTGGCCGGCGCTGTCGGTGCCGGCGGGGAAGTTCAACCTGGGCTACTTCACGCTGTGGGCGGCGATCGCGATCGTGTGGGGCGCCGTGGGCTCGGCGGTGATCATCGTGCTGCCGCTGGTGGAGAGCTGGGACACCATCAGCATGGTGTGCGCCGGGATGCTGACCAACGACATCGTGTACCAGCGGCTGGACGACGTGAACCTGCGCCTCCGGGCCATCATGGGGGCCATGCCGGAGGCCGAGAGGCACTACCAGCAGCTGCAGCGGAAGGGGGAGGTGGAGATGCACCCCGCCGGCACACATCCGGCCCACGACAGCGACCATCTTTTGGAGGAGAATTAA
- the LOC127312153 gene encoding cyclin-dependent kinase E-1 — MGDGRAGASNRPAWLQQYDLIGKIGEGTYGLVFLARLKPTHPQAAGRRGSPIAIKKFKQSKEGDGVSPTAIREIMLLREINHENVVKLVNVHINHADMSLYLAFDYAEHDLYEVIRHHREKLNLAINQYTVKSLLWQLLNGLNYLHSNWIIHRDLKPSNILVMGEGEEHGIIKIADFGLARIYQAPLKPLSDNGVVVTIWYRAPELLLGAKHYTSAVDMWAVGCIFAELLTLKPLFQGVEAKATPNPFQLDQLDKIFKVLGHPTVEKWPTLANLPCWQNDQQHIQGHKYENTGLHTIVHLPQKGPAFDLLSRMLEYDPRKRITAAQALEHEYFRMDPLPGRNALIPSQPGEKIVAYPIRPVDTSTDFEGTTSLQPTQPPSGNAPPGGQPVPRQLPRQMQQQPMGGMPRMPAGANMGAFGAAPQAGMVGLNPGNIPMQRGAGGQAHPHQLRRKADQQGMGMQNPGYPQQKRRF; from the exons ATGGGGGACGGCCGCGCCGGAGCGTCGAACCGCCCCGCGTGGCTGCAGCAGTACGATCTAATCGGAAAGATCGGCGAGGGCACCTACGGCCTCGTCTTCCTCGCGCGCCTCAAGCCAACGCATCCCCAAGCTGCTGGCCGCCGCGGCTCCCCCATCGCCATCAAGAAGTTCAAGCAGTCCAAGGAGGGTGACGGCGTCTCGCCCACCGCCATCAGAGAGATCATG CTCCTGCGCGAGATCAATCACGAGAATGTCGTGAAGCTCGTCAACGTCCACATCAACCACGCCGACATGTCCCTCTATCTCGCCTTCGACTACGCCGAACATGACCTCTAT GAGGTTATCAGGCATCACAGAGAGAAGCTTAACCTTGCCATTAACCAATACACTGTCAAATCCTTGCTCTGGCAACtgctcaatggcctcaactacctccATAG TAACTGGATCATCCATCGAGACCTCAAGCCTTCTAATATACTG GTTATGGGGGAAGGAGAAGAACATGGAATTATAAAGATTGCTGATTTTGGGCTTGCTAGGATATATCAAGCTCCACTAAAACCATTAAGTGACAATGGG GTTGTTGTAACTATATGGTATCGTGCACCCGAGCTGTTACTTGGTGCTAAACACTACACGAGCGCTGTTG ACATGTGGGCTGTTGGTTGCATATTTGCAGAATTGCTTACATTGAAACCACTATTCCAAGGTGTTGAGGCGAAAGCTACTCCAAACCCGTTTCAA CTCGATCAACTGGACAAGATTTTTAAGGTCTTAG GTCATCCTACGGTTGAGAAGTGGCCTACCCTTGCTAATCTTCCATGCTGGCAAAACGATCAGCAACACATTCAGGGGCATAAGTa TGAGAACACAGGCCTTCATACTATTGTTCACTTGCCGCAGAAGGGTCCTGCATTTGATCTTCTCTCTAGAATGCTTGA GTATGACCCACGAAAGCGTATTACAGCTGCGCAAGCTTTGGAGCATGA GTACTTCCGGATGGACCCACTGCCTGGACGAAA TGCACTTATACCATCTCAGCCAGGGGAGAAAATTGTGGCATATCCTATTCGTCCAGTAGACACATCAACCGATTTTGAAGGAACAACAAGCCTTCAACCAACTCAACCG CCATCAGGGAACGCACCTCCGGGAGGCCAGCCTGTACCGAGACAACTCCCAAGGCAAATGCAACAGCAGCCTATGGGGGGTATGCCAAGAATGCCTGCTGGCGCAAACATGGGTGCCTTTGGCGCAGCGCCCCAAGCGGGCATGGTTGGGCTCAATCCTGGTAACATTCCAATGCAGAGAGGCGCAGGTGGCCAGGCCCATCCGCACCAG TTGAGAAGGAAGGCTGACCAACAAGGGATGGGGATGCAGAACCCCGGGTACCCTCAGCAGAAGAGGCGCTTCTGA
- the LOC127312162 gene encoding uncharacterized protein, with the protein MAGWADSGSSRGRGGGGGGGFANRGGANNMNTRWRARTPPQHRQQQNEQQQHQQQHQQHQHQQQQQHQQHQQHQQQQQQQRQYRPVNDNDQSSQHRHHLAAGGPYLGHHRRQRSFSTSTSHPQPTHPPQTHPTPTDHKSPAPATNASANAIASEPDDKARRNAANFECNVCFDMADDPVVTKCGHLFCWECLYQWLHVHSHHRECPVCKGEVADDAIIPIYGRGGSAASVHTAPPRPTGARVESSRQQQQQAALDWHMAHDDEDGNPMDDLQRLFGVSFLRDAMMSLMPGDDADMEDYTNPYHHPDLFDDPYNVTDFQSFVAAGAGSSRGHGRHDVSADDIIGTFFDYTTPQEPGFVYRGGRRQRGRARGAASADHSGFAEMMGGSWSMGGSSSSASYRDTGASGPHVNNTAGGSSRPNGGWTERRGRSNRNSYSGGGGRGTQNNGRRQGANYN; encoded by the coding sequence ATGGCCGGCTGGGCCGATTCCGGCAGCAGCcggggacgaggaggaggaggaggcggcgggttTGCCAACCGCGGTGGCGCCAACAACATGAACACCAGGTGGAGAGCCAGGACGCCGCCACAGCACCGGCAGCAACAGAACGAGCAACAACAGCACCAGCAGCAACATCAACAACACCAACATCAACAACAACAGCAGCACCAGCAGCATCAACAacatcagcagcagcagcagcaacagcgtcaGTACCGCCCTGTCAACGACAATGACCAATCTTCGCAGCACCGGCACCACCTGGCCGCGGGAGGGCCGTATCTAGGTCATCACCGCAGGCAGCGGAGCTTCTCCACCTCCACCAGCCACCCGCAACCAACTCATCCACCGCAAACCCATCCCACCCCCACAGACCACAAGTCTCCTGCCCCAGCCACCAACGCCAGCGCCAATGCAATTGCCAGCGAACCCGACGACAAGGCTAGGCGCAACGCTGCCAATTTCGAGTGCAACGTCTGCTTTGACATGGCCGACGACCCCGTCGTCACCAAGTGCGGCCACCTCTTCTGCTGGGAGTGCCTCTACCAGTGGCTCCACGTGCACTCGCACCACCGCGAGTGCCCTGTGTGCAAGGGCGAGGTCGCCGACGATGCCATTATTCCCATCTATGGGCGCGGAGGCTCTGCGGCCTCTGTTCATACCGCGCCACCAAGGCCCACTGGGGCCAGAGTTGAGAGCTCcaggcagcagcagcaacaggcAGCTCTGGACTGGCATATGGCCCATGACGACGAAGATGGCAACCCCATGGATGATCTCCAACGTCTCTTTGGGGTTAGCTTTCTGAGAGATGCTATGATGAGTCTCATGCCCGGTGATGACGCGGACATGGAAGACTACACTAATCCCTACCACCACCCCGACCTCTTTGATGACCCCTATAATGTAACGGACTTTCAGTCATTTGTAGCTGCTGGTGCTGGCTCTTCACGGGGACATGGTCGTCATGATGTTAGTGCTGATGACATAATTGGAACATTCTTTGACTACACCACCCCTCAGGAGCCAGGTTTTGTGTACCGTGGTGGTCGCCGTCAGCGTGGAAGAGCAAGAGGGGCAGCATCTGCGGATCATTCCGGCTTCGCTGAAATGATGGGGGGTAGCTGGTCGATGgggggcagcagcagcagcgcatCTTACCGTGATACTGGTGCCAGTGGTCCTCATGTTAATAATACTGCAGGTGGTTCCTCTCGGCCTAATGGTGGATGGACCGAGAGGAGAGGAAGAAGCAACCGGAATTCGTATTCAGGTGGTGGTGGAAGAGGGACCCAGAACAATGGCAGGAGACAGGGAGCAAATTACAATTGA
- the LOC127312184 gene encoding uncharacterized protein codes for MAGTAGARAGCQLALLPHTPTPVFIPVPGAGASRSRRRCRLMAAAAVSAAPAEDGRVLGRRPVEDVYKVRVVRGAAAQERVEALRVMETWSVWRTGGRCRLPWDWQVDQLVYIVAGEVRVLPAGATTGEEYMHFVAGDLVRYPKWMEADLHFDGPYEERYRFLAYGDDN; via the coding sequence ATGGCGGGCACGGCCGGAGCTAGAGCCGGATGCCAGCTCGCCCTCCTCCCCCACACTCCCACCCCCGTGTTCATCCCCGTGCCCGGCGCTGGTGCTAGCCGGAGTCGGCGGAGGtgcaggttgatggcggcggcggcggtatcGGCGGCACCAGCAGAGGATGGACGGGTGCTGGGCCGTCGTCCGGTGGAGGACGTGTACAAGGTGCGCGTGGTGCGCGGCGCGGCGGCGCAGGAGCGGGTGGAGGCGCTGCGGGTGATGGAGACGTGGTCCGTGTGGCGCACGGGCGGCCGGTGCCGGCTGCCCTGGGACTGGCAGGTGGACCAGCTCGTCTACATCGTCGCCGGCGAGGTCCGCGTGCTCCCCGCCGGGGCCACCACCGGCGAGGAGTACATGCACTTCGTCGCCGGCGACCTCGTCCGCTACCCCAAGTGGATGGAGGCGGACCTCCACTTCGACGGGCCCTACGAGGAGCGCTACCGCTTCCTCGCCTACGGCGACGACAACTGA